Proteins from a genomic interval of Maylandia zebra isolate NMK-2024a linkage group LG15, Mzebra_GT3a, whole genome shotgun sequence:
- the rgn gene encoding regucalcin, with protein sequence MSSVKVHPIVKSSALIGEGPVWEESEQTLLFVDIIGQKIHRWSPATNRIQSVETADTVGFAVPRRSGGYVAGVGRNIVAVDWQTHKVTSLVEVDEDKPNNRLNDGKADPSGRLLTGTMLKDYPSGERKQGALFSVAPDLTVTKHLSQVDISNGMDWSEDQKTFFYIDSLALTVDAFDHDPSTGHIGNRRVVCHIQEGEGIPDGMTLDAEGRLWVACYDGGRVINIDPATGVRLKTISLPVTKTTSCCFGGPDYSELYVTSASLGLNQSESKQQPLAGSTFRVTGLGVKGRPSYAFSG encoded by the exons ATGTCGTCAGTGAAGGTGCACCCCATAGTGAAATCAAGCGCTCTGATTGGTGAAGGGCCGGTGTGGGAGGAGTCAGAGCAGACCCTGCTGTTTGTTGACATCATAGGGCAGAAAATCCACCGATGGAGTCCTGCGACCAATCGCATCCAGTCTGTGGAGACAG CTGACACAGTGGGCTTCGCGGTTCCTCGCAGGTCGGGCGGGTACGTTGCAGGTGTGGGTCGCAACATTGTGGCTGTTGATTGGCAGACGCACAAGGTGACATCACTGGTGGAGGTCGATGAAGACAAACCGAACAACCGCCTGAATGATGGGAAGGCTGATCCGAGTGGACGACTGCTAACGG GTACGATGTTAAAAGATTACCCGTCCGGGGAAAGGAAACAAGGAGCTCTGTTCTCTGTAGCCCCTGACCTCACTGTGACCAAACACCTGAGCCAG GTGGACATCTCTAATGGGATGGACTGGTCTGAGGATCAGAAGACGTTTTTCTACATCGACAGTTTGGCTCTGACTGTCGACGCCTTTGACCACGACCCCAGCACTGGACACATTG GTAATCGCCGTGTGGTATGCCACATTCAGGAGGGGGAAGGGATTCCCGATGGGATGACTCTTGATGCTGAAGGTCGTCTGTGGGTGGCCTGTTACGACGGAGGGCGGGTCATCAACATCGACCCTGCTACTG GTGTGCGGCTGAAGACGATCTCTCTGCCGGTGACGAAGACCACCTCGTGTTGTTTCGGAGGTCCAGACTACTCTGAGCTCTACGTGACCTCGGCCAGTCTTGGCCTCAACcagtctgagagcaaacagCAGCCCCTGGCTGGAAGCACCTTCAGG